The DNA sequence ATCGTATTCGTCAAAAACAAAATAGTGATGAGAAGTTTTTTTGTTGTCCTGACTTCCTTCTATCAATACATCCAGCACAGTAAAATCTCTTTCGCCTTTTACGGGCGACCAGAATGGAAAAAGTAATTTGGCTGTCAGATCAATCGGATTAACTTTTTTCTTATTTATTTCAATTTCTTTTTCACCGAATAATCCGACCTCCCTGAAAATTTTCATCAGCTCGATATGACCCGGATAACGCATAGTCTTTTCAATCATATTCGGAATTTTCATTGTCTTCATCAAAGACCTCAATCCGTCTGTGTTGAATGCTTCAAGATCTCCGACTTCTTTGTAATTAATTATTTCAGGTTCTGACAAAGCAGGCTTCTCAATAATTTTTCCATCAACTACCAATCTTGCCGGCCGAGTATATTCAGCGATCACATCAATTGGTGAAAAGAATGCTTTGTACTCAAAAGGCCATTCACGTTTGTATGGAAGTCCTCCAACAAGACATTTATAATTTGAAATCTTCATTCTTTTATTATGATACCCGAGAATAATATTTGCAAAACCTGGTGCAACTCCGCAATCAACAATTGCAGTAACGCCTCTTTGCTTTGCAAGTTTGTCCAATAAGAATTGATCCTCGGGGAAGAAAGAAATATCGACAACATTTTTCCCTGCTTTGATTATTGATTTCAATGACTTGAATCCCATGAATCCAGGGAGAGCACAAATTACCAGATCAGAATTCTTGACAACTTTTTGAATTTCAGAGTTAGAAGAAAGATCTGCTTTACGTGTTTTTATTTTTTTGTCTTTGAGATTTTTAAGCCGGATGGAATTTGAATCAACTGCGGTAACCTGATAATCTTTGGAAAGTTCTATCGCTATTGTTCTTCCAACTAATCCTGCCCCGAGAACAATTACTTTTTTCATTTTGAAATCCCTGTTAATCTTTTTTCAACTTAGAAATAAGTACTTTGGCTTTTTGTACAATAGCTTCTTTTGTGAAACCATACTCTTTAAAAATAATTTCATATGGAGCTGACGCACCGAATTTTTCAATGCTTATGGCTTCTCCATAATCGCCGAGATATTTTTCCCAGCCCTGCTTTACTCCGGCTTCGATTGAAATTCTTGCTTTAATTGATTTTGGAAGAACTGATTCTTTGTATTCATCTGATTGCAATTCGAACAATTCCCAACTTGGGAAACTTACAACTCTCGAATTTATTCCTTCGGACTGAAGCTGGTTGAATGCTTCAACGGCAAGCGAAACTTCAGAACCGGAAGCCATTAATATCACATCTGGTTTGTTTTCTGATTGAATGAGAATGTATGCACCTTTTGATAAATTTTCTGCTGAGGACATCTTTGTTCTATCGAGAACAGGAACTTTCTGTCTTGTCAACGTAAGTGCAACCGGACTTCCTTTATGTTCAATAGCAACTTTCCAGGCTTCCACAGTTTC is a window from the bacterium genome containing:
- a CDS encoding saccharopine dehydrogenase NADP-binding domain-containing protein; the protein is MKKVIVLGAGLVGRTIAIELSKDYQVTAVDSNSIRLKNLKDKKIKTRKADLSSNSEIQKVVKNSDLVICALPGFMGFKSLKSIIKAGKNVVDISFFPEDQFLLDKLAKQRGVTAIVDCGVAPGFANIILGYHNKRMKISNYKCLVGGLPYKREWPFEYKAFFSPIDVIAEYTRPARLVVDGKIIEKPALSEPEIINYKEVGDLEAFNTDGLRSLMKTMKIPNMIEKTMRYPGHIELMKIFREVGLFGEKEIEINKKKVNPIDLTAKLLFPFWSPVKGERDFTVLDVLIEGSQDNKKTSHHYFVFDEYDSKEDNSSMARTTGFTCCAAARYLLDHNYNRKGICPPEFLGEDENCFNYIVSYLKDKDIRIDKT